In Oryza sativa Japonica Group chromosome 2, ASM3414082v1, the following are encoded in one genomic region:
- the LOC4331113 gene encoding 3-ketoacyl-CoA synthase 12, whose protein sequence is MDLLPLVTLLLLAHAAAWVAWQAAARRRRATCYLLDYACHKPSDDRKVTTELAGAIIERNKRLGLPEYRFLLKVIVNSGIGEHTYSPRNVLDAREDCPTLRDALDEMDDFFDDAVAAVLARAAVSPRDVDLLVINVGSFSPSPSLADRVVRRFGLRDDVMAYNLSGMGCSAGLVSVDLARNVMLTRPRTMALVLTSESCAPNWYTGTDKSMMLGNCLFRCGGAAALLTNDPAFRSRAKMELRCLVRAHIGAHDDAHAAAVHREDADGRLGVSLSKALPKAAVRAFTENLQRLAPRILPAGELARFAARLLLRKLLRRKAAAGAAAKINFKTGVDHFCLHPGGTAVIEAVRKSLGLDSYDVEPARMALHRWGNTSASSLWYVLSYMEAKRRLNAGDRVLMVTFGSGFKCNSSYWVVTKDLADAGAWEDCIHDYPPANLVNPYMEKFGWVNDLPSQGQGGAFPFF, encoded by the coding sequence ATGGATTTGCTGCCGCTGGtgacgctgctgctgctggcgcacgcggcggcgtgggtggcgtggcaggcggcggcgcggcggcggcgggcgacctGCTACCTCCTCGACTACGCGTGCCACAAGCCCTCCGACGACCGCAAGGTCACgacggagctcgccggcgccatcatcGAGCGCAACAAGCGCCTCGGCCTCCCCGAGTACCGCTTCCTCCTCAAGGTCATCGTCAACTCCGGCATCGGCGAGCACACCTACTCCCCCCGCAACGTCCTCGACGCCCGCGAGGACTGCCCCACCCTGCGCGACGCCCTCGACGAGATGGACGACTTCTtcgacgacgccgtcgccgccgtcctcgccaggGCCGCCGTCTCGCCGCGCGACGTCGACCTGCTCGTCATCAACGTCGGCTCCttctcgccctcgccgtcgctcgccgACAGGGTCGTCAGGCGGTTCGGGTTGCGGGACGACGTCATGGCGTACAACCTCTCCGGGATGGGGTGCAGCGCCGGGCTCGTCTCCGTCGACCTCGCCCGCAACGTCATGCTCACGCGCCCGCGCACCATGGCACTCGTCCTCACCTCCGAGTCGTGCGCCCCCAACTGGTACACGGGGACCGACAAGTCCATGATGCTGGGCAACTGCCTCTtccggtgcggcggcgccgccgcgctgctcacCAACGACCCGGCGTTCCGGTCGCGCGCCAAGATGGAGCTCCGCTGCCTCGTGCGCGCGCACATCGGCGCCCACGAcgacgcccacgccgccgccgtgcaccgcgAGGACGCCGACGGCCGCCTCGGGGTCAGCCTCAGCAAGGCGCTCCCGAAGGCCGCCGTGCGCGCCTTCACCGAGAACCTCCAGCGCCTGGCGCCGCGCatcctccccgccggcgagctcgcccgcttcgccgcccgcctcctcctccgcaagCTTCTCCGCCgcaaggccgccgccggcgccgccgccaagatCAACTTCAAGACCGGCGTCGACCACTTCTGTCTCCACCCCGGCGGGACGGCGGTGATCGAGGCGGTGAGGAAGAGCCTCGGGCTGGACAGCTACGACGTGgagccggcgaggatggcgtTGCACCGGTGGGGGAACACGTCGGCGAGCAGCCTCTGGTACGTGCTGTCCTACATGGAGGCGAAGCGGCGGCTCAACGCCGGCGACCGGGTGCTCATGGTGACCTTCGGGTCGGGGTTCAAGTGCAACAGCAGCTACTGGGTGGTGACCAAGgacctcgccgacgccggcgcctgGGAAGATTGCATCCACGACTACCCGCCGGCGAACTTGGTCAACCCTTACATGGAGAAGTTCGGCTGGGTCAACGACCTTCCCAGCCAGGGTCAGGGAGGCGCATTTCCCttcttttaa
- the LOC4331112 gene encoding glutathione reductase, cytosolic, which translates to MARKMLKDEEVEVAVTDGGSYDYDLFVIGAGSGGVRGSRTSASFGAKVAICELPFHPISSDWQGGHGGTCVIRGCVPKKILVYGSSFRGEFEDAKNFGWEINGDINFNWKRLLENKTQEIVRLNGVYQRILGNSGVTMIEGAGSLVDAHTVEVTKPDGSKQRYTAKHILIATGSRAQRVNIPGKELAITSDEALSLEELPKRAVILGGGYIAVEFASIWKGMGAHVDLFYRKELPLRGFDDEMRTVVASNLEGRGIRLHPGTNLSELSKTADGIKVVTDKGEEIIADVVLFATGRTPNSQRLNLEAAGVEVDNIGAIKVDDYSRTSVPNIWAVGDVTNRINLTPVALMEATCFSKTVFGGQPTKPDYRDVPCAVFSIPPLSVVGLSEQQALEEAKSDVLVYTSSFNPMKNSISKRQEKTVMKLVVDSETDKVLGASMCGPDAPEIIQGMAVALKCGATKATFDSTVGIHPSAAEEFVTMRTLTRRVSPSSKPKTNL; encoded by the exons ATGGCTAGGAAGATGCTCAAggacgaggaggtggaggtggccgtCACCGACGGCGGGAGCTACGACTACGACCTGTTCGTGATCGgcgccgggagcggcggcgtcCGGGGCTCTCGCACCTCCGCGTCCTTCGGGGCTAAG GTTGCGATTTGCGAGCTCCCGTTCCATCCCATCAGCTCGGATTGGCAAGGAGGGCATGGTGGGAC GTGTGTGATACGTGGTTGTGTGCCTAAAAAGATACTGGTGTATGGTTCATCTTTCCGCGGAGAATTTGAG GATGCAAAGAATTTTGGGTGGGAAATCAATGGGGACATTAACTTCAACTGGAAAAGGCTGCTGGAAAATAAG ACTCAAGAAATTGTTAGACTAAATGGAGTATACCAGAGGATTCTTGGCAATTCTGGTGTGACAATGATTGAAGGGGCAGGCAGTTTGGTTGATGCTCATACAGTTGAAGTCACAAAGCCAGATGGTTCAAAGCAAAGATATACAGCAAAGCACATATTGATAGCAACTGGTAGCCGAGCTCAACGTGTCAACATTCCTGGGAAG GAGTTAGCTATTACTTCAGATGAGGCCTTAAGTTTGGAGGAGCTACCAAAACGTGCTGTAATCCTTGGTGGCGG ATATATTGCTGTTGAATTTGCTTCTATATGGAAAGGGATGGGTGCGCACGTAGACTTGTTTTATCGAAAAGAGCTTCCTCTAAG AGGTTTCGATGATGAGATGAGGACGGTTGTTGCAAGTAACCTTGAGGGAAGGGGAATCAGATTACATCCAGGGACAAATCTATCTGAG TTGAGTAAAACAGCCGATGGCATAAAAGTTGTCACTGACAAAGGAGAGGAGATCATTGCAGATGTTGTTCTGTTTGCTACAG GTCGCACACCAAACTCCCAGAGGTTGAACTTGGAAGCTGCTGGTGTTGAAGTTGATAATATTGGAGCTATAAAG GTTGATGATTATTCTCGTACATCAGTCCCAAATATATGGGCTGTGGGTGATGTAACGAACCGGATAAATTTAACACCTGTTGCACTGATGGAGGCTACCTGCTTTTCT AAAACTGTGTTTGGTGGCCAGCCAACTAAACCTGATTACAGAGATGTACCTTGTGCTGTTTTCTC CATCCCACCACTATCAGTAGTGGGCTTGAGTGAACAGCAGGCTTTGGAGGAAGCCAAGAGCGATGTTCTTGTTTACACTTCCAGCTTCAACCCAATGAAGAACAGCATATCCAA ACGGCAGGAGAAGACCGTCATGAAACTGGTGGTTGATTCAGAGACTGATAAAGTACTTGGTGCATCAATGTGTGGACCAGATGCACCAGAGATTATCCAG GGTATGGCTGTAGCGCTGAAGTGTGGAGCCACCAAGGCGACCTTTGACAGCACT GTTGGTATTCACCCGTCTGCTGCTGAAGAGTTTGTGACAATGCGGACCTTGACCAGGCGCGTGAGCCCATCATCCAAGCCAAAGACAAACTTGTAG
- the LOC4331110 gene encoding F-box protein PP2-B10 has product MEEEGEGLCEIARLPEELLSAAISRASPRDACHAAAVSPAFRAAADSDAVWASFLPRNLPDLADGELSPAPASKKELFLRLSDGPYLLSDRLMSMWLDRETGAKCYMLSARSLVIIWGDTPHYWRWIPLTDSRFAEGAELIDVCWLEIRGRIHSKMLSPNSTYAAYMVFKIADEFYGLDAPFQEASVSLGGRGSTKIVCVQSYDSEDEEVPENYWPMSIGPLLRRRARRRDRRLVLDEGVTVPQKRTDEWMELEMGEFINEEGEDGEVCFSLMETKGGNWKRGLIVQGIEIRLKKSG; this is encoded by the exons atggaggaggagggggagggcctCTGCGAGATCGCGCGGTTGCCGGAGGAGCTCCTCTCCGCCGCGATCTCACGCGCCTCGCCGCGGGACgcctgccacgccgccgccgtctccccggcgttccgcgccgccgccgactccgacGCCGTCTGGGCTAGCTTCCTGCCGCGCAATCTCCCCGATCTCGCCGACGGCGAGCTCTCCCCCGCGCCGGCTTCCAAGAAGGAGCTCTTCCTCCGCCTCTCCGATGGCCCCTACCTCCTATCAGACCGGCTCATG AGTATGTGGTTGGACAGGGAGACTGGGGCCAAGTGCTACATGCTCTCGGCCAGATCGTTGGTGATTATCTGGGGCGATACACCGCACTACTGGCGCTGGATTCCTCTCACCGACTCTAG GTTTGCAGAAGGTGCTGAACTCATAGATGTGTGCTGGTTGGAAATCCGTGGCAGGATACACAGCAAGATGCTCTCCCCAAACTCAACTTATGCCGCATACATGGTGTTTAAGATAGCTGATGAGTTCTATGGGCTGGATGCTCCATTCCAGGAGGCATCAGTCAGCCTGGGAGGTAGGGGATCAACAAAAATTGTTTGTGTCCAAAGCTATGACAGCGAAGATGAGGAGGTGCCTGAGAATTACTGGCCTATGAGTATTGGTCCATTGCTGCGACGAAGGGCCAGGAGAAGAGACCGTCGTCTAGTTCTTGATGAAGGTGTAACGGTCCCTCAGAAAAGGACTGACGAGTGGATGGAGCTGGAGATGGGTGAGTTCATCAACGAGGAAGGTGAAGATGGAGAGGTGTGCTTCAGCCTGATGGAGACCAAGGGAGGCAATTGGAAGAGAGGTCTTATTGTGCAGGGCATTGAGATCAGACTTAAGAAATCTGGCTGA